Genomic segment of Heliangelus exortis chromosome 7, bHelExo1.hap1, whole genome shotgun sequence:
tgaCTTCAATAGCAAATTCTGTAATAGAAATGGGGGCAGATCCAAAATACCCAAATATGCTTGTGAGTTTGAAATCCAAATGCAGCCCTCAGTTGCATaaaggtaaatattttctaacaGGGTGGATCAGGCTCTCCAAACAATGCTGAGACTACCCCAGGTATGTTATTTGCAGTTTCTGTGTCTCCCTTTCCTAGCTTGTCAAGAGGTGGCTCCAATCTACTACCTGCATGTGATGAAGCTGGGTAGTTAGTGTTTTAGGACCTTGATTGATATGGAAACTCAACATGATGCAAGTGAAACAGCTGGCTGAGTGTCTGGCTGTTCTCTTAATAACTTGCTCAGTTTGGAGTGGGCATCTGTACAGTTTTGTGGCATGGTAGAGACTTGATTTTGTGAAGGTTTGTCCTTCACAGGCAAGATCCCCCACTGGCCCAGACCTCTGGCACTGCACTGGTGTTTAGTGGCACGTGTTTAGTGAGAGCAGGATTTTGTGGGTTATCTTCCTATCTCTCTGTACCCACAGCTGCAAGTGGATGATTTATGCTAAATACTGTTTGGTAACTTTTCCTACTTGCCTTCTATGCAGAAGATATGCAACATGTACAGAAGGTCCACTTACCTCTTGGGGAATTCAGTGCTGCTCTTATGTATCTAGCAACTGGGTAGAAGTAAACGCTGAGGTCAAAGTTTGGGTTGTCCTCTGCTTCTACTCCATAGTACTCCACTGGGAGGTCCTGGTAGAACTTGGTGCCCGTGTCAATGCGGaatctcccagcagcagcattcaCCACGTGGGAGATTCCCATTCGGCTCAGCTGTGCCTTGTCACGAGCAATGTACCTGGAAAAGGGACAGTGAGTCAAGTTGTATTCACCTGCTGCATTACCCTGTGCAGCTGATGCAGTTAAAACCATGTGAAGATGTAGTAGCTGTTTTCTGATGGGTTGAGCAGGTCTAAAGTGGCCATCAAAATGCTTCAAGACAGAAGCGATTCGTTAAGAAACTGACTTTtacatttcctgcttttttttttttttctctcaaatatCAAAGTTTAGGTGGTTCTTCTCaagtgacaaaaaataaaaaggtggtggtggtgttatCTCTGCACAAGCCAAGATTTTTCTGATTTGCTTGCTCACCAAGTCACCTCTTCTGAGCATCCATCAGCTCAGGGGACTGATGCCATCTGGCAATGTGAGAAGATGAGGTTGCTCCCATTTTACCCAGCTCTGGCACGACTGCCTGCAGTACCAACACCCTGTCCCCACCAGGCTCTTGCAGGAGGAAAAATCTAGAAGGGGCAGTATTCTTTTCAGACACTTGTGATGCCTTTTCTGTGCTTACAGCACCCTCTGCACCGTTCAGCCTTAGATTTACTGTGAGGGCTCCCCAGATCACTGCCTGTCTCTCATTTGTAAATAAAGAGCAGAACATTTGGAGGGAAAAGTAAACACCCTCaacccttccctctctcttacAGGTCTCCAATGTAGAGGTTTGGCCAGACTTCATCCACGTGCCCCATGGGGGGGGGGATCCTTGTCCAGAGCAGGCGCCGCAGCTCCTCCAGGGAGGGTGTCCCAGCGCTCCCTTGGCTGCCAGGTCCCAGGCTGGGGCCACTTCTGATCTCGGGGCGCAGCAAGTCCCTGCTGCACAAGGAGTCCC
This window contains:
- the DUSP13B gene encoding dual specificity protein phosphatase 13B; this translates as MSWDSLCSRDLLRPEIRSGPSLGPGSQGSAGTPSLEELRRLLWTRIPPPMGHVDEVWPNLYIGDLYIARDKAQLSRMGISHVVNAAAGRFRIDTGTKFYQDLPVEYYGVEAEDNPNFDLSVYFYPVARYIRAALNSPRGKVLVHCAMGISRSATLVLAFLMICEEMSLADAIQTVRSHRGICPNSGFLKQLQDLDLQLGRGKREAC